The Vitis vinifera cultivar Pinot Noir 40024 chromosome 18, ASM3070453v1 region GAGAACAGATGCGGGTTTGCTTTGGAAGTAGTTGAAGCTGTCGTTGATGAGATAGGGGCAGATAAAGTTGGAATAAGGCTTTCTCCATTTGCTGCTTATGCAGAAGCAGGAGACTCAAATCCAAAAGCTCTAGGCCTTTACATGGCTGAGTCCTTGAATAAATACGGGCTTCTCTACTGCCACATGGTTGAGCCAAGGATGAAAACAGTCGGAGAAAAATGCGAATGCCCCCATAGTCTTTTGCCCATGAGAAAAGCTTTCAATGGTACATTCCTTGTTGCTGGGGGGTATGACAGAGAAGACGGGAACAATGCTCTGGCTGAGAATCGTGCAGATCTTGTTGCGTATGGGCGTTGGTTCTTGGCCAACCCAGATCTTCCTAAGAGATTTGCGCTCAATGCTCCTCTCAACAAGTACAACAGAGAAACCTTCTATACACCTGATCCTGTTCTTGGTTACACTGATTATCCATTTCTTGAAGACATCGAGTAGATTCTCAAAGGTGTAGGATTAGAACTTGAATCATTTTTCAGTGATATAAGCATCCCGAATGCCATAGTCGTTATTTTCTTGTGCCCCTTTCAGATAGTTTCCACGTAATTGTAAGGGTGCCACAAAGGATATAGAATTCAAGGACTATCCTGCATGATGATAAAGAGATGAATTCTCATGGTTCACCTTAACTCTTATGACAATGCTTGACTACCGTTAAGCCTAGCGTTGCATTATATCAAGTTTTGGTCATACCGGGGGCCTAAACTTTTAGGTGATCAATTGGTAGCTTAATAACTACTATTGGGAAGCCTTAACATTTAGGTATTTGTGGTTAAACCAACATAGCATTGTTGTCCTTTTGAAGTCACAAGCAAGGTTGACAATGTTgcgagatatatatatatatatatatatatatatatatatatatatatatatatatatatatatatatatatattatatgtgcataaattagtatatatattataaattaattaaaataaaattgttgtaaataaataaattttaattattatgtaTTTTGTATAATATGTTAAATGaaatactatttatttattttataattcttgtcatatatagattaaataaaaatatattttttattattttattatttatatttttaaaagttttaaaattttcatgtgaaaataAGAGTCAATGATTTAGTTTTAGCTTTCTATTTATGTTTCTAACTTAATCGTAGTTCTaactttttgtttaattaaaatgtttaattttttatataaaataaaatactttgaTCGTGGTTTTGACCTTTTGCTtagttgaaaatttattttgttatttatataaaataaaaataaaatatatttttcataaaaatttatatttaataatatatattaattttctcttaagtttattagtaattaaaatttttgcataTTAAAATTACGCGTCTTTCAATTGcaacaagaaaaataatgcaTCCTCTTAAAGCATTAAGTTGGTGTACCTCAAAGTAATGCACAATTTAAGTTATGCACCTAAAGACTTTCAATTACGCACCTCAAAAGTTACACATTACTCAAATTGCACAGCTCCATTCATTTAAATTGTGTACTTTTGCTATTTCAATTGAGTAATTACGCCCACAATACCTCCAAGTTACCCATTTCCACTAAGGCGAGAATGATGTGTGTTGAAAGAAGGGTACCCCTCCtttatgaagaaaataaaactgaTGTGTAATAAAAGTAATACTAATATATGCTAAAAGTAACACTGATGTATCTTGAAAATACCATTGAGGTGCAAAAAATATATCGCATTTTTAGTTTAGGATAAGATATATCGAATGGTACCACTCATGCATAAAGAAAATAACACTGAAATATGCTAAAAATGTGTGTTGAAAGTACCATTAAGAtgggaaaatatattttataaaatgaaaaaaaataatataaattattaaatataatgcttttatgaaaaatatatattttttattttatataaattaaaaattaaaaattttaatcaaagAAAAGATTAGAATCACggtcaaatttttattttatattaataagaaaattcaaGAGGTATGATGAGAATTGGCCATAGTAAAGAAAAGGGTAGCTTTGGAATTGTcattaaaatcactattaaagtTGTGTATTTCTAACAGGCTGCATGTGTACGTATGATTGCATAGTGCATGTATGATTGcatagtttcctattttttaggCTGAAAGAAGTCACGGCGCGCAGCTCATATGGGGAGGCTTAAAATCTGGCGaaaagtttttcctttttacaggTTGTGTATGTATGATTGCATggtttcccaattttttttaagctgGAAGACGCACATCTCATCTTGGGAGGCTCAAAGTCAGACAAAAAGTTTTTTGTTTAGTGAAAACTTGAACTTAATCTATCCTTTTTTACAGGTTGTGTATGTTTGATTGCATAGTTTCCCTATTTTTTAAGCTGAAAGGAGTCACGCAACTCCACGTCCTTGGATCTTCTCTCTATAAATGGATTTGAAGTTTTCGACAACTCTTGcatattttcattgttttcataGATTGGGAATCattgatttcttcttttctgggaagagaaaagaaagagagaaaccaATCACTAATGGACGATAAGGTACAAGGACAAAATGGAGTCTCCGCTGAAACCCCCATCCCTCTTCTCAGGCCATACAAGTTGGGCAAGTTCCAGCTTTCTCACAGGTGCCAACTCCACTTTCTCTATTGgttttctcccattttctttcatattttccatttccACTTGTTGGGTGTTGCTGgattttttggtattttaagATTCGgagttttcatttctttatggTTGAGCCCTTGATTTTCAGTGTATCACATGTAGTTGTTCATGAATTGGGAGACTGTTGCATTGCCTTTGAATTCCAGGCCGAATGCTTCATTCAAGTTGTTGACAGTGGTATATGGGTTGTCTTTTTCCCTTGTACGCCAGTCTATCTCCTGCAAATCAAGCCTAGCTGGGTTTGGTTTCAATTATGGCCAAAATTGATCTCTTCCCTTTTACACAGAATGGAATTTTTTAATCTGTCTCGTAGGCAGAGTGAATCTTCTCTCCATTATAAGTAATGGCCAATTTTTGAAAGTTTCGAGTGATTTAGTGTTTTCCATGGAATCAATGGGGAATAAGTCCTCTTTCCAACTCAAAATCTGATGCTTATTGGCTTGCATCAGATCTCAGGATGACAATAAATTCcttagttgttttttttccttgatgatTTGTTCTTTAAATGCATATGTTGGATTTCTGATCTTCATTTTGGTTTTTTGAGATAACTCTGTCGTTTAGAGGTGATATAGGCTGTGAATGATTGATGTTCTGTGCCTGGTtttaaggagaaaaagaaattgtgattctgggatttggtttgaactagGATCGAGTCCATGACTTCTAAAATTGGAGATTCAATAACGCTTTATTCAGGTTTTCAGTTTCTGAGAAATCCGGCCAGTGAAATTAAAGTGATCTAATTAATCATCTTGTTCACCCTTAAGCTTACTACTGGTAAAGCTTTAGTAGTTAATTCACTGTTTTCATTGGTAGGCTAAATTTCCTTGTGCTCCAAATTTTTTAGGATTGTTCTAGCACCATTAACCAGACAGAGATCTTGGAACAATGTTCCTCAACCACCTGCTATCTTACATTACTCTCAAAGAACCAGCAAAGGGGGTCTTCTCATAGCCGAAGCTACAGGAGTTTCCGACACTGCTGAAGGGTACTTATAAAAGTCATTTTCTGAAGTTCCATTcattttctaaatgaaaataaacaaaatatgctGGAGCACATACTTTCTAGTGTTTTGATATTGATGTTGGCCCTTTCTCTCTCTGTAACGCCCAGGcatttcttttaagggtaatttaggaaattgttattaataatttaattagttaattaattaatttaataaagtggaagaggggtaaaagtgtaattttacgaataaataccctaggtaaaaattagaaattttattctttcccttcttttctgaatagagttcctgttcgcagaattccagagaacgtaaggttggagtcagatttcagggttgaagaacagatctctataggtaagattctaaaccctagtttaatattttagattcattgattaatttcaagcacattaaatatattttttttggaaaaccccaaatctagattagggttagattattttttttaatttgttttaatatcaaatagtgaaaatttaatattttgattttaatattggaatttgggagatcttaagttttattagaaaaaaaaataaaaatttccttggaatatttcgattttaggttagggttattaaaaaaaaaaaaaaaaaaaagaacgcgTGAGCACAGCactggaaggaaggaaggaaaaaataataataataataatgggggCGTACGCGTACTGTGCTATTGGAAGCatggcaaaaataaataaataaataaataaaaataaaaaatccaggTGGGGCGTGACAGTGCTATGGATGGAGgcttttgtatatatatatatatatatagatatatatatatatatatatataatgaaccattaggcaaaaaaataaaacttgctTTTTGGTGTGTACCCGAGATGAGGAACTTTTTGGTGTGTAGAGGAATGGTTGGGTGGcttttgaattgattaattaaaataataatatttaattttagatttataattaagataatagtaataatagatttagcaaaatatatatatatatatagagttttataatgaaataaaattgtaatttaattaaattagtagtgtgttattagaaataaattgggaatttattagttttatttaaataaggaataaattagttaaattatagataaatagtaataattgtttctcttatgttatattaggtgaagagtagattatattttttcagaattattcttctcccaagctttcaaggacttcttttgaggtaagggaagttaatgtaatatttataaaattaaattatcttatatgttattttgaattgtggaaaagaaaatgatattttgttaccatgcatggatcaaattgtttttcactaaatgttatgttggaatattttgttttatttatgacacaaaatatggagatattatgttgtgtaaatttgaatacttgaacaaaaacatcactctggtttatttggcccttgtcaacgggatataatagttgactattcggccctgtcaacgggatataatagttgacctttacatttcatggtgggaatgtaattgattcgGACCctagcctctaggggtttggttagaggttactagtactagtagtgtttggttccgtccaccaggaacaatttgaggctagccacccatttgaaaagtcccacctaactgggcatttgacatttgataaccagagtaatgaaaaattgaatggatttgattgagtctgatgtgaaagtgtttgaatttgatatgaaattggttggttgaattttgaatatattggtatttttgaaactctgatatttgatgagaaaaaaataaattgatatctcctatttgaaatgaaaatatttgatccatgaattgcattaatattccttattgggctgtgagctcattcccagttgttgaaaatttttcaggtactcttagttcgggtgaggagtgatggctaggctgaggaatggtcatcattaggatttgacttaggattttatgttggattttgtttaactattagttatgttattttggatcatttggtatttggaagttatttggaaattaaactttgaggattttagattttgtttccgctactctgagcaggtatttggtaattggtaacatccagttacaatatgactgtttgggtcagattatactttaagccttcgggtttgaggtgtgaaatgaccgtcacgcccttggagtgggtcttggggcgtgacactctctatatatatatatacaccagGCATATGGACAAAAGAACAAGTTGATGCATGGAAACCTATTGTAGATGTTGTTCATGCTAAAGGcggtatctttttttttttttgtcagatTTGGCATATGGGGAGGGTTTCAAACACGGGTATCCTAAAATTTCCAAACCTATTTTAGGATATGGCATAAGGAGCAATCATACTTGAGCCCCAGCACATTCCAGATACTCGCTGGATCAAACGGGGCAAGAAGTTTGAAAAAGAACAGTTGGTTCAATGGAAACATTTACCAGCTGAAGAGGCCACGTGGGAGACGCACCAGTCATTGCTTGAGCAATTTCCGGATGTGGACCTTGCGAACAAGAGTCCACCCGATGGGGGAAGTATTGATAAGCCAGGACGTTCTCAACGTGTGCCTATTAGAAATCCATGGTACATGTAAGGAGGGCAGACTGTGCATGGGAAGATGGATGTGCTAGCTGTCAAAGACTTAGTCCAAGTTGTTTTCCAACGTTCACATATTTGCAAAGGAGTGGAAGGAGTGGGTCATGCAGTTATAGCTATTTATTTGCAACATGTTAAGTAATTGTTTCTTTATTTGTAGCAATTGTGATCTTAAGTTTTGGGAAGTGGTTAaactttatgtttttaaattctatCAGATTCAATAAGAAGGCAGTAAATATTTGATCCAAATTCTGTGGTTTATTCTCACCCTAAGAGAATTATATTCTGGCTTTTACTGGGACCTATCAACAATGGATGGCAAAGTAGAAGCAAATGAGATCTCTGCTGAAACCCCCATCCCTCCCCACACCATACAAGTTGGGCAACTTCCAGCTCTCTCATAGGTGCAATTTCCTAGATTATTTTCTTGTagtttctttcacatttttttattcatcttgTTGGATGTTGCTGACTGCTTGGGCATTTTGACAAAGATGGAATTTGAGTGGAAATTTATGTCATTTGGTCATGGGCAATGGAAGTTCTTAGGATTCAGATCAGTTTTCATGTCTTTAATTTTTCAGGCCCTAATTTTTCGTGTATGCATGGGATGTAGATTGCTCCTGAATCTATGAAgccaaaaattaacaaattaaaaaatgaaaatttatcagagttttgacaactattttttaaaacaattttttatttttaaaaaaaatacctgTTTGACAATTAtaaattgttttctgtttttaaaaatcgttttaaaaaacaataaccaAATAGGGTCTTAGTGTTTCGATATTACTCCTAAATTTTTGTCTATGATTGATGTGTGAAATTAACTAAAGGGATCTAATTAATAATGGTTAATTCACTGTTTTCTTTGGTTGAAAGTGCTCCATATTTTTCAGGGTTGTTTTGGCACCATTAACCAAACAGAGATCTTGGAACAATGTTCCTCAACCACATGCTATCTTGTATTACTCTCAAAGAACCACCCAAGGGGGTCTTCTCATAGCTGAAGCAACCGTAGTTTCTGATACTGGTCGAGGGTAAAAGAACAAGTTGAAGCATGGAAACCTATTGTAGATGTTCATGCTAAAGGCGGTATCTTTTACTGTCAGATTTGGCATGTGGGAAGGGTTTCAAACAGACGTATATATGTTTTTTACTTACCACTAGATTTGAAATGCACTACTTAGTTGAAAGCTAATGAATATCAAAGCAACATGGAACCTTTtgggaatattttttttcttgaactgTGTGATGGAATGAACTGATCTTATTGAGAATTAAGGTCTATTTTCTGTTTGGTTATAGCTTCTCTGATTCTACTACCGTTCAGTACAGATTTCCAGCCAAATGGACAAGCTCCGATATCTTCTACAGATAAGCCATTGACACAGCAAGTCCAAAGCGATGGAATTGATGGTGCTCATTTCTCAGCTCCACGGCGACTAACAACAGATGAAATCCCTCAAGTTGTCAATGATTTTTGACTTGCTGCAAGGAATGCCATGGAAGCTGGTATGcgatattttcaaagaaaataaagttggTGAAAGTATAGCGTTTTTCTTTGATGCAATAACAGATTGTTGATCcggagctttgacccaaaatgcagcattttaaaaaaaattccataaagtaaaccaattttgaaaataatgcccAATCTAGTGCGTCTGGGCCACGTAGATTGCCAcatcataaaaccgtagtcaccaactacagttttgaattttttttaatcggTCAAAACTgtagttggtaactacggttttgAATCCTTTACCTTTTCCGTCCCTTTCCTAGTTAGCTTTCTTCCCTTTAGGGTTTCGTCCTTCCCGTTGCATCCTTgactcaaattcaaaatttggaagTTATTGGTCAGGTaagatttatgagtttttcaAGTTAtcgtaaattttaattttttttttttgtaaatctgTTTGGTTTTCACGTTGTTGTTGTTGTAGATGTGTTTGGTTTATGTTTGGTAAAGatgtgtttgattttattttattttattttgattgtgagcttagcaaaaagaaaattgtttttttggtaAAGAAAACGGATATGGAATGAGGGGTcagtatgaattttttttgttaaagatacCAAAAATGGAAAGGACCACtgtaaaaaaaaactccaaaaaagcAGTGATTTTTGttaaatgaatagaaaaaataggagTACTCCACTTTTCAAGGGCCAAATTTATCTTAAGCTAGGAGATTGAAGGTGTGGGGTTGGTTTCTACATCATTCTCCAAATTCTAGGaatgtttggttgccgagaaaatagaggaaagtaaaaaaaatagtcCAAAGATGACAAAtcctcaaaaaattaaaaaaataaataaaataaaattcttttagtttatttattttttgataggcatcgttttaacatataaaattgttgtttttgttcCCTGTTTTCTTGTTGGAGTATGGTACATCATAAAGATATATTACCCCTTGCTGGAGTTgttacaagagaaaaaaatggactATAAAAGATGAAGTGCATATAGATGGAAAACTAAACTGTAAAGGATAAAGAactccatttggttgctgagaaaaacagaggagatgAAGAAATATACATTAGTTTTcagttttcctttcttttatccTCCTCCTCTTATAAACCTTCTATAAATTAAGGAATAGAAGAAACCCCcggagaagaagaaaactatATTATCTTCAACCTTATGCTTATCCACAGCTAGCAGAGCCAAAAAATGGTTGACATGTTGGGAGATGCTTGTAGGCTAGTGAAATATGAGGGACATTAACTTTTTTTAACTGGGATTTTAAGAGATCACTTCCCTGTGCTACAACCATTACTATTATTCCTTTAATAGCAATAATTGCCTTTTCGTAGTTATTTTTAGGATGAcataagtttaattttcaatcaaatGATGAAGTTCATCAATAGAATGGTTTAAttctatgcattttttttaagactGAAAGTTATGTGCAGATTAATGCCATTACTTTAAGTGTTCAACTCTGAATATAGAACATGAGATCATACCCACTTAACATTGGGTTTATAAGAAATTCGccaaatatttaatattgatAAGATGAGATAGTTTCATTATAGGATCTATTAGAAGGTAGTTAAAGATCCATTGAGTTTAATTGTGAATAATTGATCAAAGCAATTAAGATTcataatttgagattttaatggatttaaatttaaagttaaattaaatatcagtttagatgaaattttaagGTCTTCAACCTAACTTGATAAATTATAGATCTTATTGACTTTTTAATGTCAAAATTGATTTCTagtgaattcgaaatccaagtatttttttcatttatatattttgttccaattttgatcaatttcattttttcattaatcAAATATCGACTTTTATGTTGGCATCAATTTTATAAGCTGCAATATTGCACAACTAGAGCTTGCATTTAGTAATAGGAAAGCTGAACTTACATGTTGTAAACTTGATAGAATTGCTTATTAGATTTGCAAATATTTGAACAACTCTAGCAAAGTCTCCTCGAACTAACTTTGGCATATCATCTACAAAATAAGTATAGAAACCaataacacaaataaaaaaacagataTTAGAAGACAAATGATCATTTTATTCAACTAGTTACCTCAgttgtttcaaatttattattagagTTATGGTGGAGGGCTTCAAACAATGAATATTATTGTCATACCTAAGAGATCTAGAACAGTCTCCACATTGTGGTTAATGCACTGCACAGAGAACATATCGACGAGTCTTTCAAGTTCTCATCCCAAGTCAAATTCATCATCTTCTAAAATAGTTTTGGTCTAATCACCTTTTGGTATTTATTGGGCATATTTGttagttccaaattattttttaaaatttacttatTAATTGATCTCATTCattatttgaagttcatttgtttagtttaaaaatttataaaaaaatataatgaagtgTAGAGAAgaaacaatattcattttgaACTAGTTTTAGTTTGTAAATTTTAGTGGTAATTGGATTATTtcttgaattctaaattatatgttaaaaattaataaatatgtttacaAACGTGATGGTCCACTGTCGTACAGATTGCATTGCTCCTTTGTTTCTGAAATTTAAAATGTAGGTTGGTTCACTTCCTACTTGCCAACTATGTTAAGTGTAAAATTAATTGGTCCATTTTCAAGGACAAGCAACTTTTAGGAGGAATATattcattgtttatttttctctgGTTTGTAGGGtaattggtttttctttcttgtctaGTGAAACCGTgtttaccaaaaaatggtgaTGACCCAAATAAAAAAGTCATAATCTCTTTAATAATATCTAAGagatttcaaatatataataatcttGGCACCATCAAAAGCTAATTTCACATTAAGATAAAGTTTATCAATTCGTGTATAAGCTCTTTAAGGATATAAACAATCACccactaaaaaaaatgagagaaaatatttttagtacatGTACAAGTTTTTATTTGGAAAACATCGTCCTAATTGAAATGCTTgaggaagaaaataataataataataacaataataataataataatttgatatttttattaagtctttactcgatatttttatcaatcatGATAAAGAATAAGATATGACAATAAAAATATAGGATACCGAGACACAAGAATAATGATAAGAATTCATAAATCAAGAAtagtcaaataataataatattttattcccttaatttataaaataatatttattttccttaagtTTAGGATATGCTTCATATAATTCACAATACATacttatataaatttctaaaaaaataaaataaaataaaatccaacaTAGGATAAACTATCAAacttttcaaaagtgtttaGGAAAGTTCCTctcaatcattttctttatgcTTCATCAAAATGATGTAGTCTCCCTCCACATCCTCttcttgattttgaatttttttttttttggaatttctaATCATTTGGTCATTATTCCAAATTGTTCTCCAGAGATCACTTTCCTGTGCTACAACCATTTCTATTATTCCTTTAATAGCAATAATTGCCTTTtcgtaattatttttaagataacaTAAGTTTAATTTCCAATCAAATGATGAAGTTCATCAATAGAATGGTTTAGttctatgcattttttttaagactGAAAGTTATGAGCAAATTTAATGTCATTACTTTAAGTGTTCAACTCTGAATATAGAACATGAAATCATACCCACTTAACATTGGGTTTATAA contains the following coding sequences:
- the LOC109121652 gene encoding putative 12-oxophytodienoate reductase 11 — translated: MDDKVQGQNGVSAETPIPLLRPYKLGKFQLSHRIVLAPLTRQRSWNNVPQPPAILHYSQRTSKGGLLIAEATGVSDTAEGYL